Within Candidatus Rokuibacteriota bacterium, the genomic segment GCAAGAACCACAGCAGCGACAGTCCCGTCCGTGCCCCGATCCACGGCAGACCCGGGTCCTTCCAGTACGCCACGGCCGCGAAGAGCAGGGCGAGCAAGATCAGGATGAGCGCGGAGAGATCGAACAGCGGGGCTCGCGGCATGAAAGGGATTATACGCCAATGAGCTATACTGGCCGCGGCGGCGTTCGCGCCGCCTTCGCGTATGCACTGGACCATCCAACGGAAGCTCACGGCGCTGGTGCTGGTGGTCCTCCTCCCGCTGCTCGCGGGCGTTCTCCTGGAGTTCCGGGGGGAAACCTGGGTGGCGCGCGAACGCGCCCAGGAGGAGCTGCTCGCGACGGCGCAGAGCGTAGCGCGCCAGCTCGATGCGGTGCTGAGCGGACAGATCGAGAACCTCGACGCGCTGGTGACGCTGCGGGGGATCGAGCGCCTCGAGGATGGTGACCTGGCCGCCTTTGCCTCCCGGGTGCGCGTGGCCCATCCCTTCGTCCGCGAGCTGTTCACCGCCGGCGCCGACGGGCGCCTCCTCGCTGTGAGCGGCTCGCGCGCCGTCGGGGCGACGCCGTCCGTCGCCGACCGGGCCGACTTCCGCGCGGTGATGCAGGCGCGGGCGCCGCGCGTGGGCGGACCCCAGCCCGGGGTCACCGATCCGCGGCTGGCCGTGCCCATCCTCGTGCCTGCCCTGGACAGGCAGGGCACCTCGCTGGGCGTGGCCGTCGCCGAGATCGACCTGGCGGCGCTGTCGGCCTTTCTCGAGGGCGCGCCACGCGGACAGCGGGGCGAGGTCGCCGTGCTCACGGCGGCCGGCACCGTCGTCGCCCGGACCGGCGCGGAGCCGCGACAGCTCGGCCGGCCCCTGTCCTCGGAGCCCGCGTCGCTGGCCCTGATCCGCCAGGGCAACGGGGTGGCCGAGTGGCGCTGGGAGGACGGCCAGACGCGGCTGGCCGGGGCTGCCGCGATGCCGCGGACAGCCTGGGTGGTCGTGGCCACCATGGCCTCGGAGCTGACTTCCGCGGCGGGCGGCGCGCGCCTGCTCAGCGATCTGCGCTGGGTCGCGCTCGTCACGCTGCTGGCGCTCCTCGCCGCCTCGGTGATCAGCCGGCGGATGAACCGCTCGGTCCAGGCGCTCATCGCCGGCGCCCGGGGCCTCGCGGAGGGCGAGGGAGCCCCCATCGTGGTGCCGACGCGCGACGAGCTCGCCGAGCTGGCGGAGCGCTTCAACCGGTCCGTCGACACGCGACGGGCGGCGCGGGCCGCCCTCGAGGCGCGGCAGCGGGGGGTCGAGGCGCTCGCCGAGGTGAACCTGGGGCTGTCGCGCCAGCTGGAGCTCGAGCCGCTGCTGAAGCAGGTCACCGACGCGCTGGCCCGCCTCACCGGGGCCCGGAACGTGGTCCTCTGGGGCGTGGAGGACCGGGTCCGCCGGCTCGTCCGCCGCGCCTGCACCTGCGACGCCGCGATCTCACTGGAGGGCTTCCCGGAGAGCCTCGCCTTCGGCGAGGGCGCCACCGGCTGGATCGCCGACAATCGCCGGCCGCTCGTGGTCGACGACGTCACCGGCGACGCCCGCATGTACGCCGTGCCGTGGGCGCGCGCCCACGGGCTCCTCGTCTTCGCCGGTGTGCCCGTGCTCGCGGCGGACGAGCTGGTCGGAGTGTTGACCCTCAACCTCGATCGCGGTCACGTCGTGGACGATGACGAGCGGGCGCTGCTCGTATCCTTTGCCTCGCAGGCCGCCGTGGCCCTGCGCAACGCCCAGATATTCGCGCGGACCGAGGCCCGGCGACGCATGGCCGAGACCCTCGCCGATCTGGGCCGGACCCTGGCGCAGGCCCTGGACCCTGACGTCGTGGCCCGCCAGGTCGTCGACCACGTGCGCGGGCTCCTGCGGGTGCACTCCTCGGCCCTGTTCCAGCTCGATCCCCAGTCGGGTGATCTCGTGGCGCTGGCCGTCACGGGGGAGGTGGGCCCGACCCTCTGCCCGGGCTTGGTCTTTCCCCGCGGCATGGGGGCCGCCGGGCTCGCCGTGCAGTCGGGCCTGCCCGTCGTGTCCCGCAATGTCCTCACCGATGCGCGCATCACGCTCAACTCGGAGATGCGCGAGGCCATCGAGCGCTCGGCTCACCGGGCGGTGCTCACCGTGCCGCTCACCGCCCGGGGCACGGTCGTCGGGGCGCTCTCCGTGGGGGACCGCGAGGACCGGGAGTTCGACGCCGAGGAGATCGGACTCCTCCAGGCCTTCGCCGACGCGGCGGCCCTGGCGCTGGACAACGCCCGGCTCCACGAGCAGACGCGACAGCGGCTGCGCCACCTGGACTCGCTCCGCGAGGTGGTCGAGCAGATCCTCGAGCCGCTGAGTCTCGAGGACCGGCTCAACGTGATCACGCGGAACGCGGCGGAGCTGGTCGGGGGCGACCGCGCCACGCTGGCCCTCATGGCGCCGGCGGGTGACGGGCTCGAGGTTCGCGCAGGCTACAAGCTCTTCCAGGGCGAGCTCGGGTCGCAGGTCGCGCTGGGGCAGGGGGGGCTCGGGGTGGCCGCTGACACGCGCGAAGGCGTCCTCGTCACCGACTACCAGGGCTGGCCGCATCGCAGCCCGCTCCTGGTCGCCCGCCAGGGGGAGCATCCGATCCTGGGCGCCATCGCCTATCCGCTCCTCGTCCGGGACCAGGTCATCGGCGCGCTGTCGGTGGGCACCTGCACCCCCGGCAAGCGCTTCTCCGCGGCCGACGTCGACCGGCTCGCGAGTCTCGCCGGGCCCGCCGCACTGGCCATCGAGCACAGCCGCCTCTACCAGGAGCTCGAGGCGAGACTCTCCCAGCTCCAGGAGACCCAGGCGCAGCTCGTCCAGGCTGCCAAGCTCTCCGCCGTGGGCCAGCTCGTGTCCGGCGTGGCGCACGAGCTGAACAACCCGCTCTCGGTGGTCATGGGCCACAGCCAGCTTCTCCTCTCGAAGGAGCTGCCGCCCGCGCTCCGCCGTCCCCTGGAGCAGATCCTCGCCCAGGGGGCGCGCATGGCGAAGATCGTGCAGGGGCTGCTCCTCTTCTCCCGCCAGCGGAAGCGGACCCACGAGGCCGTGTCGCTGCCCCGGATCATCGAGCAGACACTGGCGCTGCGTGCCGACCAGCTCCGCCTGTCGGGGATCCGCGTCGAGGTCGAGCATGCCGCGGACCTGCCGCCGGCGGCGGGCGATGCCCACCAGCTCCAGCAGGTGTTCCTCAACCTCCTGCTCAACGCGGAGCAGGCCATCGCCGGCCCCGGCGGCGGCGACCGCATCAGCATCCGGAGCTGGGCGGAGGTCGAGCGGGGCAAGCCGCGTGTGCGCGTGGAGGTGAGCGACAACGGCCCGGGGATCCCCCCCGACGTCCTCCCACGGATCTTCGACCCGTTCTTCACGACCAAGGCCGTGGGCAAGGGCACGGGGCTCGGCCTCAGCGTCTCCTACGGCATCATCGAGCAGCACGGCGGCCGGCTCATCGCCGAGAGCCGGCCGGGTCACACGGTGTTCACCGTCGAGCTGCCCGCGATGGCGGAGGCGGCCGCGGCGGCCCCGGCGCCGCCGGCGCCACCCCCGCGGGCGGCGGGCCTGGGGCGCCGCGCGCTCGTGGTGGACGACGAGCCCTTCATCGTGGACTTCCTGACCGCCCTGCTCCAGGAGAGCGGCTGGGAGGTGGACGCCTGTGGCGGCGGCCGGGCCGCGCTCGAGTGCGTGCGGCACGGCCGCTACGACCTGGTCATCTCCGACATGCGCATGGCCGAGGGCACGGGCGAGGAGCTCTACCGGGCCGTCGCCGTCCAGCGGCGCGAGCTGGCGCGGCGCTTCCTCTTCATCACGGGGGACACGGCGAATCCGCAGGTGTGGAAGTTCCTGGAGGAGGTGGGCGTGCCGGTTCTCGCGAAACCGTTCAGCGCGGATGCGCTGCTCCGCGCGGTGCAGCAGCTGACCGCTTGACTTCGGCCACTCCGCTCGCGTAGATGAGGGAATGACCAAATCGGAGCTGGTCGCGGTCATGGCGAAGGCCTCGGGCGGGACCAAGGTATCCTCGGAGCGGGCGCTCAACGCCTTTCTCGACACCGTCTTCGAGTCGCTCAAGAAGGGCCGGCGCGTCACCCTCGGCGGATTCGGCACGTTCATGGTCAGTCGGCGGGCCGAGCGCGACGGACGCAACCCCCGCACCGGCAAGGTCATCAAGATCCCGGCCGCCAGGGTCCCGCGCTTCAAGCCCAGTCGCGCCCTCAAGGCCGCAGTCCTCTAGGCCCGGACGGGGGTTGTCGCCGCCTGACTCGCGGGCTCTCGCCTGCGGGCGCCCGGTGGCAGGGTCGTCGCCTTGACAGGGCGCGAGACCGCCACGTAGAATGGCGGCGCGTTGGGGGATCGTCTAGTGGTAGGACGCGTGGCTCTGGACCACGTAGCGGGGGTTCGAATCCTCCTCCCCCAGCCACTTTCGCTGCCCCGCCGTCGCGGCCCCATCGTCTAGAGGCCCAGGACACGGCCCTCTCAAGGCTGAAACACGGGTTCGAATCCCGTTGGGGCCACCACACCACGACGCGCACTTACGGGGCGCTCGTGTCTCCGTCGCCCCGCGCCGGTGCCGAAATAGTGCCATTCGGCCCCGAGCGCGAGGTGCGGTGCCATCGTTCCCCTCCAAGCGTGACGGCGCTGGCTGTTGGAGGCTTTCCAGGCCCTCATGGCTCCGCTCGCGCCGCCCAGCGGTGCCGCGCCCGATCGAGGAACGACGGCGCGTCGCTCGGGCCCTGGCCGGCGGCGAGCCGCTCGAAGCCGGCCATGAAGCCGACCTTTCGATGGTGCGCCTGACGCACCTCCGCGACGAGCGCCGCCCACTCGCGATGGAGGTCGGAGCGCTCGTAGCAGCGCTTCGCGTTCTCGAAGTGCGAGAGCGCCGCTTCGTAGTACTTGCTCTTCTTCGCCTTGAGGATGCGTATGCCCAGCGCCCGGTAGACCCTGGCCGCCACGTCCGGGTGCGCCTTCGCGAGGCGCCTGGCGGCGGGCTCGGTCCGGTGATGGCTGAGCTCCTCGATCTCTGGATCGGTTGCCGCGCGCAGGCGTCTCACGAGACGCGCGACCTCCCGGGTCTCGAGCCAGAGTTCGATGAGCGACCCGAGGTCAGCGCGCTCCGCCGCGTCCATCGCCTTCGCGTGCCACGCTGCGCGCTCGGCCTTCGGCACGAAGCGCATGAGATCGCCGTAGCTGAACGTGCTCGGACCCTCGCGGAACGCGGCCCAGGCGTCCTCGAGCGCGTCGCGCTGCCGGCCGAGCTTCGTGAGCAGCTCGCGCTTCAGCGTCACGAGGTCGTGCCCGGCCATCGAGCCGTGTGGGTGCGTCTTCTCCAGCGCGAGACCGCGATCCACCCAGGCGAGCGCCTCGTCCCGCCGGCGGCGCGTCGTGAGCATGGCGGCGACCGCGAGGCAGTCCTGGGCCGAGAGCTCCGTCTGCTCGCACAGCGCGACGTAGGCCCGCACATCGCGCTGCCTGGCGTAGATCGCGCGCAGGATGTCGCCCCGGCGGCGGCGCGAGTACGCGGGGTCGCGCCGGGGCGCGCCATCGGACGCCTCCTCGACGGCATCCGTCGCCTCGAAGCGGGCCTTCACCTGTCGCTCGAAGGCGGCGAGGCCGTCCTTGCTCATCACCGTCACGGCATCGCGCTCAAGAGTGTACGCGAAGCCGTAGGGGTCGGTCTCCATGCGCCCGAGCAGCAGTCTCGCGGTCTCGTCGGCATCCGAGCTTGCCGCCTGGCGGGCCCTGATCCAGCCGCAGTAGAGGCGCACCACGAACATCGAGAAATTGCCGCCCGAGTCGTCGAGCTCCTCGGCCTTCTCGTAGCAGCCGGCGAGGAAGGTCTCGTAGAGGCCCACGGCTCGCCCGGCGGCGGTACGGACAAGCGCGTCGAGCTGACCCGCGATCTCCTCGAGGCTCGAGACGAAGTCCCAGCCTGCCCTGTACGCGATGAACCGTCCTGGCTGGAGCGCGACCTCGATCGCTGCCTCCAGCGGGTCTCGTCGTCCAGGTCTTCGCGTCGTCATCGTGCGGTCCCCAGCTCGTCTGCTGTGCGGGGACTGTGCTGCACGCCCTCGGGTCGGTAAGGAGGCCACGCGCCAGGAGCCGCGCCGTCTTGCGGGCCGCTCACAGCGGCAGTTGCTTTCTGCTGATGGCCAGCCAGAGGTTCTTCCGGCGGGCGTGGGGCCCGGCCCACCCTCGCACCACCCGCCGGTACGCCGCGGGGTCCAGCTCGAAGACCGCGGCGAGCCACTCGGCGCAGTCGTTGTAGTTCGACCCGGTGGCGTTCGCGGGGTCCGGCACCAGACTCGCCGCGTGGCGCCGCCAGAAATCGAGCACGTCCGCGAAAAGATCCGCGACTCCCAGGCGCTCGACCCACCGGCGCCGTGATGCAGTCACGGCCGGCTCGCCGGGCCATCCCGTGGACAGCAGGCGATGGAGCGTGGGCGAGGCCCGGCGCAGCGAGGAGCGGCGGTCGAGGTCCAGCGTCAGCGTTCCGAGCGCGTTCCGCGACTGCTGGAGCGCGGCCGGCGCGCGCCCCGTGTCCTCGAGCCACCGCCGCACGGCCCGGCGGAACGACGGCGCGCCATCCGCCCGCGCGCGGGCGGCGTCCACCAGCGCATGGACCCAGACCGAGCCCGGCGACTGACGCCCTCCGGCTTCTTGCTCGAGGGTCGCCTCGACGATCAGCGACCGCCAATCGGCAAGAAGCCGGTCGCGCATGCTTGCGAACCGAGGTGACGGGACCCGCCGGAACGCCTCCAGGGCAGCGTCGCCGTCCGCCCACCGCCGGCCGAGGGTGACCTGGAGTTCGAGCGCGCAGGCCAGCTCGTCCTGGCCGAGTCCCGTGGCGACCTTCCGCCAACTCTCGAGGAGACGGAACAGCCCGGCAGGCCGATCGCTCCAGTACCGCAGGACAGGATGGGAGATGAGCAGTGTCCCCCGCGGGTCCCAGGCCTCCCCGGGCTTGAGGCGCAGGAGCGCGCGCACGGCGTCCTCGATGAGGGGCCACGCCTGGTCGAACTTCTTCCCGCGAAGGCAATCCGCGACCAAGGGGAGCGCGAGCTCCCAGTCCTGCGCGATGTTCTCCCGGCTGTTCGCCTCGAAGAGGGCGGGGTCCCACCGCCCAATGGCTCGCGCTGCGGTGCGCGACGATGCCCTTCAGGACCACCTGCTGATCCGTATCGCCGAGCCCGAGGATGAACCGCGCGATCGTGTCGCCATCCAGGCTCACGATCCTGGCCGAAGCCTCCAGGGTCCGGATCGCGTCGGCCAGCTCGGAGGCGCTGCGCCCGTCCCGCCGGCGCGCCCGCCATTCCCATTCCAGGAGACAGCCGGTCACCTCGGGGCCGAGGGGGCACCCGTCGCCGGACGACGGGTCCATCCACTCGGGCAGACCCGAACCGATCTCCGCGGAGATCCTTGATGGCGGTGAGGAAGCTGAACTCGGGCTCCCGGCCCTCGTCCATCACGCGTTCCAGGATCTTCCGCATCCTGGCCGCGATGGGTTCGAGATCCTGGGCCAGGCTGGACCCGTCCAGGTACGGCTCTTCCCAGTGGTGCTCGCGGACGACGTACCGGCCATCCTCGTCCCCCGACTCCGCGACGCAGGCCTCCCACTCGTCCCAGGTCTTCCCCCACTCCTCGTGGATCTTGGCGCTTCCCGGGGACGGCTCCGCTGCCGTGCGACTCCGCTCGCGGGAGACCAGCAGCCTGCCGAGCGTTCCGCCAGTCTCCTCGCCCAGCCGGGCGACGAGGCGTTCGCGCCCCCGGTCATCCAGCGCGAGGATCGCGCACGCGAGCACGCGCTGGATCTCCTCCTCCGATAGCCCGCGGGAGAGTCGCTCCAGCAGCGCTCGCTCCTCCGCGCGGTCAGCGTCCTGGCTGTTCCGGGTCCCCCGCGCTCTGGCCGTCACGTCGGTCGCCTCCTCTCGAAGCCGTTCCCGTTGGCCGCTCAGGACGCCGGGGCCTCAACGCCCACCCGGCACTGTCCAGTGGGCGGGCGCCTTTCGCTTACACGCCGGCACGGGAGAAGTCGTTTCCGCCGGCGAACCTGGCCGCGTCGAGCATCGTACGCCAGGACGGACAACGGGCACCGACTTTCCGGATCGACGCCACCTCGATGCCTGATGGCCGGCGGGCTGCTCCGGCGACCTGCGGGGTGCCCGACATCAAGCATTCCCCGCCGGCGATCTCCAACGTAGAATCGCCGGTGAGCGATGTCCGGCGGGCGGATTCCCGAGCGGCTTGAGGTGTAGGAACCCTGGAAGCTACCCCTCCTGGCATTCATCGAGCACTTGTACTTCAAACGGTTTGCCAAGCGGCGCCCGGATGTCGTCGTCTCCATCGAGGAACGGGCTCGCAGGGAGGAGGCCAAGAAGGCGTTGAGGCGCGACATGAGGCTCGAGACGAGAAGAGGTGACGATGCCCAAGGCTGAGGCCCATCGCTGGGAGTTCGTGAGGCGCTTCCGGCGGGGCGCCTTCGGCTGGAAGTCGCAGCCGGCGATGCTGCGCGTCAGGCAAGCCGTGAGCGAGATCAAGAAGGGCGCCCGCCGCGACCCGTTCCTCGGCGCGGAGGGGGCGGTGCTCTTCCTGGAGCGTGTGTCGGCCGCGCTCGAGCACGTGGACAGCTCCTCGGGGGCCATCGGCACCGCGGTGAACCATGCCGTCGAGGAGCTCGCGGCCATCATCGCCGGCGCGCCCGCGGACGCCAGGACGCGCGGGGGCTGGCTCGAGCGCCTCTGGGAGGCCCACGCGAACGACGCGATCCCGTACATCGAGCGGCTCGGGGACTTCTGGGGCGAGATCTGCGCCTCGCGGGAGATCGCCTCGGCCTGGGCGGATCGGCTGGTCCCGGTCGTGGAGATGGCGTGGAGCCCGGACCCCGAGCGCCGGGGCTTCTTCCACGGCACGACGGCGTGCCTGAGCGCCCTTCTCCGGGCCGGGCGCCACGAGGAGATCCTCGCCCTGCTCGAGAAGGCGCCGTTCGTCTTCTGGCACGATCGGCAGTGGGGCGTGCGCGCGCTCGCGGCCCTCGGCCGGCCGGACGAGGCTATCCGCTACGCCGAGGCGTCGCGCGAACTCAACGACAGCCCCGTCGGCATCGCGCGCGCATGCGAGGAGATCCTGCTCGCCTCCGGTCGCGCCGAGGAGGCGTACCAGCGTTATGCCCTCGAGGCAACCCGCGGCACCTCGTATCTCGCGACCTACCATGCGCTCGCCAGGAAGTACCCACAGAAGGGGCCCGAGCAGTTGCTCGGGGATCTCGTCGAGAGCACGCCTGGCGACGAGGGGAAGTGGTTCGCCACGGCGAAGGAGGTGGGGCTCTTCGACCAGGCGATCCAACTCGCGAATCGAACGCCCTGCGATCCGAAGACGCTGACGCGCGCCGCGCGGGACTTCGCGGAGGCGCGCCCGGAGTTCGCCATGGAGGCGGGTCTGGCCGCGCTCCGCTGGCTCGTGGAGGGGTACGGCTACGAGATCACGGGCCTCGACGTCTGGGCCGCGTACACGAACACGGTGAAGGCGGCCGAGAAGGCCGGACGGGCCGGAGAGGTGCGGGGCCGGATCAGGACGCTGGTCGCGAGCGAAACGTACGGCGACAGGTTCGTTACCCGGATCCTCGGCCGGGACCTGGGTTTCTGAGGGCGTCGCGGTAGAGTGCGGCTGGGCGGCTAGGCATCCGGACGCGCGAGCGGGTGCACGATGTCGTCCGGGATCTGCTTGCGGTCGCTGTACTGCTGGATCTCGGCCTGGTGGTCCGCGTCGTAGCTCAGGGCGTTGAACACCTGGGCCAGGGTGAGATGCGAGAGGTGGGTGGGAATCTCCTCGGGGGCCACGCCGAGGCGCCAGAGCTCCACGACGGCGCGCACCGGGACGCGCGTGCCCACGATGATGGGTTGGCCGCCGAGAATCTCATCGGCGCGGACGATGTAGCGGCGCTCGGGTCTTGCCGTCATGGCGCTGAGGTCTCGCCTCCCGGTGGGCGGGGCATCACGGCCCCGGGGCCCTCCGGTAGCGTCTCACGCGAGGCCGCCCGGGGCCAGTCTCTCGTGCCGGGATCTTAAGGAGCTCCTCGTCCTGCTGAGCGGACCGCCGCCCGCCGGCGGGGCCGTCGCCGTGCAGGGTGAGGCGCCCGGCTCGGCCCCGGCTGCCCGGCCCTACCCGGTGAGCCGCAAGATCTCCTGGATCGTCATGAACGCGTCGAGACGGAGACACTCGAACTCGCTCTCGGCGGCGGGCGAGAAGAAGCGCGCCACCCAGGTCGGACCCTCGGCGTCCTGCGCCCGGAACTTCTCCGCGATGGCGGCGAGCCCGCGCCGCACGGGGGCCTCGTCGCGGGCCGGCCGCAGGCGCTCGGCGACGGCGCGGGGCCCGCCCGTGTGATGGGCGCACAGCATGTAGATGTCGTAGGCGTCTTTCTCCGCGTAGCGCTCGCCGATGGCGAACCCTTTGAGACCTTCCCCCTTGGAGGCAGGGTGAGGGAGATGGCCCAGGGGCCCTGGGCCGAGCCCGGCTCGGGGCGGAGGCGGGCGCCAGGGACCAGCTCGCCGAGGGCGCGGAGCACCCCGACGCGGATCGAGCGGTCGGGCGTGACTTTTACTGAAGATGCCATTTTTACCGTACGGGTAAAATACGCCTGTCGCCGCGCCCTGGTCAACTATCAGGAGGGGGATACGCGCCGGACGGCCTCGCAGGGCCGGTTCGGCTTCTCAAGGTGACTGCCGGGCACCCTGCTCCAGGGCCGCCGGGACGTCGGCAACCCGCTTGGTGATCGCGTAGGCCCACGGGCCGTAGCTGCCATCGGCATTCACCGCAGCCACCCAGCGTCTCGCGGCGGCCACCTTGACCTCTTCGAGGGGGTCGTAGCCCTTGATCTCGAGCACGAGGTGCCTGGGCGGATCCGTCCGCAGGCGGACGACGAAGTCCGGGACGTAGTCGTGAGTCTGCCCGTTGTGCAGGTAGGGCATGGCGAACCCGAGGCCGGCGTTCTTCGCGAAGGCCTCAACCAGCGGATGGGTGTCGAGGATGTACGCGGCCGACTGCTCCCACTTTGCCGTGTCCGCCACCACGTAGTTGACATGGCTTCTCGTCACCTCGCGCACGTCGCGGCTCGTCCAGAAGTCCACTTCCGCGGTCGAACCCTGGCCCCTCCGGCTCTCGTAGCGTGGGAGCTCGGGCGCCTCGCCACCTGACGTGTCCGGCTTGATGGCGCCCACGAGGGCCTCGATCACCCATCCGTAGTACGGCGACAGGGCCACGTCGAGCAGGTTCGCCGGCGGAAGCGGGTGGACGCGTTCGGCGAGGAACCGCTCGACGATCCGCGCGAGCTGGGGAAACAGCACGTGGGCGGGCGCCTCGCACCCCGGGTGGCCCACGTAATCGCGCGTGAGATCGGCCGCCATGTCAAAGACGATCTGCTGCATCCGGTAGCCGGCCCGATACGGGTTCAGGTCCACGCGCTCGAGCTTGCCGGGTCCGGTGAGGGAGGGACGCCCCCTGTTGTTGGGCAGCGCCGCCTTCACCTCCACCTCGGGCGGGATCCTCGTGGGGTCGAGCGTGACGGACGGCACGGCGGCCCAGTCGAGTGCCACGCGATTGCGGATGGCCTGTCGATACCCCTCCACGCGAGGAAAGCGGATCTCCAGAGCGGACCGGGCTGGAACGGCGTGTACGTGATGACGCTTGGGCACCGGCGGCCGGGCGGCGCCCTTGTTCTCCTTGAACGGGATGACCTGGAACGGCACGCCGAAGACCTTCGCGACCTCCTCCTCGAGGCGGCCGTTCTCGCCCACCTCGTAGCTGGAGCGCCGGAGCCCGCGGCCCACCACCTGCTCGCACAGGAGCTGGGACATGAACGGGCGCAGCCCGACGATGTGTGTGACGGTGCTGCAATCCCAGCCCTCGGTGAGCATGCCCACGCTCACGATGCAGCGGACATCGCGGCCTGGGGGGTGTAACGGCCTTCCGAGCTTGCGGGCCAGCTCCTCGAAGCCCGCGGGGTGGATCGCCCGGCCCTGCCGGTCGACCGGCCAGGCAACCTTGCCGACCGTGTCGAGAGTCAGACGCATCCAGGCGGACTCGTCGCTCTTGGCCTGATCGCTATCGGTCTCGTGCACCACCTTCGAGTCCACCCGGATCGTGTTCTCGCGCCCCGGCGCGTTGCGGAAGCCGGCGATGTTCGCCGGGGGGATACCGGCCGGCGGCCGGTCGAGGGCCAGCCACTCGTACACGACCTTCGCGATGGCCGTGTTGCGGCACACGAGGATGAAGACGGGCGGCCGTGGATCGTCCTGTCGCCACGCCCATTCGGCGCGCAGCTCCTCCCATAGCCCGGCCAGCATGGCGACGGGCGTGGCCGCCCACTTCACCACGGCCTCCGGCTTGGGGTTGCCGCGGGAGCCGCCGCGCTCGCCCGCCGTGAGCCGCGGCATGATCCAGCGCCAGATGTTGAAGTAGCCGGGGATCTCGGCGCCCGTCGTGTCCCGCACGGCGAGCTGCGGGATCTTCACCAGCCCGGACTCGATGGCGTCGGTGAGGCCGAAGTCGCTCACCACCCAGGGGAAGATGCGGTTGGTGTCCGGGCCCATGCGGCCGAGGTAGTACGGCGTGGCCGACAGGTCCACGCAGAAGTTGATGCCGCGCAGCTTGTGGATGCGGTCCAGGCCGTCGACCCAGACCGTCGCCTCGCGGTAGAACTCGTCCTCGTCCTCGGCCTCGCCGAAGAGACCGTCAGTCTCGCCATTCGGCTCCTCGCGGCGGATGCGGTAGGCGTGGTGCGCCTCGTCGTTGAAGACGAGGATGTTCTGCTTCCCGCCAACCTCCCGGCCGATCACGCGATTGACGAGAGCCGTGTCGCTCTCCACGTAGCGGACCGCCTCCACCCGGACCCTTCTGAGGTTGCCCTGGCGGTCGCGGTTCTCCTCGAGGACCGCCAGGAGGCCGGCCGCGAGCTGGCGGTCCAGCTCCTCGGGCGTGAGGTAGCGGCGATTGCGGGCTGTGGTGGTCTTCGGCCCGATTGTGATCGTCTCTTGCGTCCGGACCGCGACGCCGGCCCGCGCCACCTTGGCGCTCACCCCTCCCGGGGTCATGGCCTGAGGCTCGAAGACGTGCCAGTTGGTCATGAGCACCCGCCCCTGGGTGAGGTCGGCCATCAAGTGGGGCGGCACCAGGTCCCGGGTCCGGTAGAGGCTGGCGTCGCCTCCCTGGGGGTCCAGCTCGCCGAGGCGGCTGCGGATCGTGACGTTCGGGCAGATGACCAGGACCACGTCGGAGAAGCGGGCGTCGCTCCGGTTATTGACCTTGTTGAGGATGCTCCAGGCCGCGAGCATGGCCATGACGGTGGTCTTTCCGCTGCCGGTGGCCATCTTGCAGGCGAACCGACGGAATGCGGTGTGGCCGGCCGCCCGCCGCTCCTCGCTCGGCTCGTCGAGAGGGATGTCGATGCCCTGGCGGAAGTCGGCCCGCGCCTCGGTGAGGAAGATGATGGTCTCCGCGGCCTCGCGCTGGGCGAAGAAGAGCCGGTGCTGGCGGCCCTCGCGCGTCCAGTACTCCAGCAGCTCGCCCGTGGTGCGCGTGACGCCGGGCCGGCCCGCCGCCTGCCACTCCTTGAGCCGCTGGCGGACGCGGCTGACCAGCTTCAGCTCGATGAGAGTGCCGAGTCCGTCGGCCTCGCCTTCGCTGACGGGGCCGGGCGGCCGGTAGTAGTACATGGCGGGTCGTCGCCCGGGCTCCAGGCGCGGAGGCTCGCCCTCCACGATGCGCCAGTGCTCGCCGGGCTCGTCGTACGGGCCGCTGAGGATGGGTTCTGGGACCTCGAATTCGCTCACAGCCCGAACGCCCTCATGATGCCGTCGAGCTTCTCGGTCACCTCCGGGTGGA encodes:
- a CDS encoding GAF domain-containing protein yields the protein MHWTIQRKLTALVLVVLLPLLAGVLLEFRGETWVARERAQEELLATAQSVARQLDAVLSGQIENLDALVTLRGIERLEDGDLAAFASRVRVAHPFVRELFTAGADGRLLAVSGSRAVGATPSVADRADFRAVMQARAPRVGGPQPGVTDPRLAVPILVPALDRQGTSLGVAVAEIDLAALSAFLEGAPRGQRGEVAVLTAAGTVVARTGAEPRQLGRPLSSEPASLALIRQGNGVAEWRWEDGQTRLAGAAAMPRTAWVVVATMASELTSAAGGARLLSDLRWVALVTLLALLAASVISRRMNRSVQALIAGARGLAEGEGAPIVVPTRDELAELAERFNRSVDTRRAARAALEARQRGVEALAEVNLGLSRQLELEPLLKQVTDALARLTGARNVVLWGVEDRVRRLVRRACTCDAAISLEGFPESLAFGEGATGWIADNRRPLVVDDVTGDARMYAVPWARAHGLLVFAGVPVLAADELVGVLTLNLDRGHVVDDDERALLVSFASQAAVALRNAQIFARTEARRRMAETLADLGRTLAQALDPDVVARQVVDHVRGLLRVHSSALFQLDPQSGDLVALAVTGEVGPTLCPGLVFPRGMGAAGLAVQSGLPVVSRNVLTDARITLNSEMREAIERSAHRAVLTVPLTARGTVVGALSVGDREDREFDAEEIGLLQAFADAAALALDNARLHEQTRQRLRHLDSLREVVEQILEPLSLEDRLNVITRNAAELVGGDRATLALMAPAGDGLEVRAGYKLFQGELGSQVALGQGGLGVAADTREGVLVTDYQGWPHRSPLLVARQGEHPILGAIAYPLLVRDQVIGALSVGTCTPGKRFSAADVDRLASLAGPAALAIEHSRLYQELEARLSQLQETQAQLVQAAKLSAVGQLVSGVAHELNNPLSVVMGHSQLLLSKELPPALRRPLEQILAQGARMAKIVQGLLLFSRQRKRTHEAVSLPRIIEQTLALRADQLRLSGIRVEVEHAADLPPAAGDAHQLQQVFLNLLLNAEQAIAGPGGGDRISIRSWAEVERGKPRVRVEVSDNGPGIPPDVLPRIFDPFFTTKAVGKGTGLGLSVSYGIIEQHGGRLIAESRPGHTVFTVELPAMAEAAAAAPAPPAPPPRAAGLGRRALVVDDEPFIVDFLTALLQESGWEVDACGGGRAALECVRHGRYDLVISDMRMAEGTGEELYRAVAVQRRELARRFLFITGDTANPQVWKFLEEVGVPVLAKPFSADALLRAVQQLTA
- a CDS encoding HU family DNA-binding protein gives rise to the protein MTKSELVAVMAKASGGTKVSSERALNAFLDTVFESLKKGRRVTLGGFGTFMVSRRAERDGRNPRTGKVIKIPAARVPRFKPSRALKAAVL
- a CDS encoding DUF433 domain-containing protein; the protein is MTARPERRYIVRADEILGGQPIIVGTRVPVRAVVELWRLGVAPEEIPTHLSHLTLAQVFNALSYDADHQAEIQQYSDRKQIPDDIVHPLARPDA